The Cyclobacterium amurskyense genome contains the following window.
TGAAACTCTTAGGCACTTTTGACTGTTAGTAACCCGAATATGATCCGGGGTTTCATTACCTAAAAAATAATCCTTAAATTGGTTCATTCCAGCATTGGTAAACATCAATGTGGGATCATTTTTCACAACTATTGGTGCAGATGGAACAAACTGATGCGCTTTAGATTGAAAAAAATCAATGAAATGGCTTCTTATTTGTTTGGAATTCATGTTTATTTACCTTAGAATGAATTACTTGGAATATTTAAAGTTTTTGAATTATCTTTGTAACCAAACTCCCAACTATCTACTTCCCTACAAAGTAGCTTAATCTCCTGGGTTTTTTCGGATTACAAAATTAGAAGTTTTAACGTACTATTTGTTAAATGAGTAGAATAAAATATTATTACGATCCCAAAACCTGTAAATACGAAAGGTATGTTAAGAGCAAATGGGATGTAACATTGAATGTTTTAGGATTTCTATCCCTTTCTTCAATTCTGGCAGTCGGTATACTTATTGTTTTCCACTATTATTTTGACAGTCCAAAAGAATTGATCTTGAAAAGAGAAAACAGGGAGCTTAACCTCTATTATGAACTTCTTGAGAAGGAAGTAGCTCAACTGAACACCATGATGGCGGATCTTCAGGAAAGAGATGACAACCTTTATCGTGTTATTTTCGAATCCGAGCCCATTCCGAGTTCAGTCAGAAATGCCGGCTATGGTGGCTCTGATAGATTTAAAGACATAAAAGAAAAAGGTCTCAACCAAGGCAAAATGATTATATCTGTTGCCAATAAAGTAGAAACCCTTAAAAAACAACTTTTTATTCAGTGGGAATCCTACAATGAATTGTCTGAAACAGCACTTAACAAAGAGGAATATTGGGCTTCCATCCCTGCCATTCAACCTATACACAATGAAGAATTAAAAAGGCTTGCTTCTGGTTACGGCATTCGATTACACCCTATTCTTAAGGTGAAAAAAATGCATACGGGAATTGATTTCTCAGCCCCTAAAGGTACGCCTATCTATTCTACAGGTGATGGTGTGGTAGAAAGTGTCAGGACGGAGTTTGGAGGCTATGGAAAATCTATACAAATAGACCATGGATTTGGCTTTAAAACAAGGTATGCACATATGAATGATTTCAATGTCAAGACTGGAGACA
Protein-coding sequences here:
- a CDS encoding M23 family metallopeptidase; this translates as MSRIKYYYDPKTCKYERYVKSKWDVTLNVLGFLSLSSILAVGILIVFHYYFDSPKELILKRENRELNLYYELLEKEVAQLNTMMADLQERDDNLYRVIFESEPIPSSVRNAGYGGSDRFKDIKEKGLNQGKMIISVANKVETLKKQLFIQWESYNELSETALNKEEYWASIPAIQPIHNEELKRLASGYGIRLHPILKVKKMHTGIDFSAPKGTPIYSTGDGVVESVRTEFGGYGKSIQIDHGFGFKTRYAHMNDFNVKTGDKVKRGDKIGTVGNTGSSTAPHVHYEVHKDGKYVNPVNYFFKDLEPTEFDKILELASRENQSLS